A region from the Actinoplanes sp. OR16 genome encodes:
- a CDS encoding GPW/gp25 family protein: MTLTDDAFLGRDLDLGFVADDEGRVFAHPYSRADLQPRPRPGVAPAAADLATVHGRANLVQSLILRLKTERGELAVLGHPGYGSLHHRLVGEPNTESTRGLIRLYVLECLRQEPRLERVARIDVRPAPGRQHRDRVDIDLELLIRQVPEPLILVVPFSLEGPLG, from the coding sequence ATGACGCTGACCGACGACGCGTTCCTGGGACGCGACCTGGACCTCGGATTCGTGGCCGACGACGAGGGGCGGGTGTTCGCGCACCCGTACAGCCGCGCCGACCTGCAGCCGCGTCCCCGGCCGGGGGTGGCGCCGGCCGCCGCCGACCTGGCGACCGTGCACGGGCGGGCCAACCTGGTGCAGAGCCTGATCCTGCGGCTCAAGACCGAGCGCGGTGAGCTGGCGGTCCTGGGTCATCCCGGGTACGGCTCACTCCACCACCGGCTCGTCGGCGAGCCGAACACCGAGTCGACCCGCGGCTTGATCCGGCTGTACGTGCTGGAGTGCCTGCGCCAGGAACCACGGCTGGAGCGGGTCGCCCGGATCGACGTGCGGCCCGCGCCCGGCCGGCAGCACCGCGACCGGGTCGACATCGACCTCGAACTGCTGATCAGGCAGGTCCCCGAACCGCTGATCCTGGTCGTCCCGTTCTCGTTGGAAGGGCCACTCGGATGA
- a CDS encoding phage baseplate assembly protein V: MNGDLVDLIQAIVRDELRGHRGAELGVVTAVHSHETGTDEHNHECDVRLRDSGLELKRLAVCTPRAGAVSLPNPDDLVLVQFLNGDIHSGVIVGLLYHDKVRQPEAKAREHVYICPDKAESGVRRLHVELPNDNKLTVDDDKLVLAMGPATITVDHDGDIVLNCADHDIRLTDDDGGNLVQIRSGGGQVVVKAKTKVVVDAPQIELVENATHPVVLGDSLVQYLSQLVNLYQTHMHPGQTAAGVPVTPAPPVPPAQPPTPDVLSQKVKTG; encoded by the coding sequence ATGAACGGCGATCTGGTGGACCTGATCCAGGCCATCGTGCGCGACGAACTCCGCGGCCACCGCGGGGCCGAGCTCGGCGTGGTCACCGCCGTGCACAGCCACGAGACCGGCACCGACGAGCACAACCACGAGTGCGACGTACGCCTGCGCGACTCCGGTCTGGAGCTGAAGAGGCTGGCCGTCTGCACCCCGAGGGCCGGAGCCGTGTCCCTGCCCAACCCCGACGACCTCGTGCTCGTGCAGTTCCTCAACGGCGACATCCACAGTGGCGTGATCGTCGGGCTGCTCTACCACGACAAGGTGCGCCAGCCCGAGGCGAAGGCCCGCGAGCACGTCTACATCTGCCCGGACAAGGCCGAGTCCGGGGTGCGCCGCCTGCACGTCGAACTGCCGAACGACAACAAGCTCACCGTCGACGACGACAAGCTCGTGCTCGCGATGGGCCCGGCGACGATCACCGTCGACCACGACGGCGACATCGTCCTGAACTGCGCGGACCACGACATCAGGCTCACCGACGACGACGGCGGCAACCTGGTGCAGATCCGGTCCGGCGGCGGGCAGGTGGTGGTGAAGGCGAAGACCAAGGTGGTCGTCGACGCGCCGCAGATCGAGCTGGTGGAGAACGCCACCCACCCGGTGGTGCTCGGCGACTCGCTGGTGCAGTACCTCAGCCAGCTGGTCAACCTCTACCAGACGCACATGCACCCCGGGCAGACCGCGGCGGGCGTGCCGGTCACGCCCGCGCCGCCGGTGCCGCCGGCCCAGCCGCCCACCCCGGACGTGCTCTCCCAGAAGGTCAAGACGGGATGA
- a CDS encoding TVP38/TMEM64 family protein, protein MRTGAVAVRRLALIVVVLAVILVPFAVAGDGMDRWVAGILRAPADHPAAAALLLGLLLAADVLLPVPSSLVSTSLGALLGGPAGTIVSTVGMTAACWVGYQLGRGAGRPVARRLIGGHDLTRLTATSASWGGGAVLLLRAVPGLAEASTIAAGLGGMSRRRFLLLVACSNAVISAVYATTGAYAVTTRSFLLAFAGAVLVPALALGAARMIRRRA, encoded by the coding sequence ATGAGAACGGGAGCGGTGGCCGTACGCCGGTTGGCTCTGATCGTGGTGGTACTCGCCGTGATCCTGGTGCCGTTCGCCGTCGCCGGTGACGGCATGGACCGCTGGGTGGCCGGCATCCTGCGTGCGCCAGCCGACCACCCGGCCGCCGCCGCACTGCTGCTCGGGCTGCTGCTGGCCGCCGACGTGCTGCTGCCGGTGCCGTCCAGCCTGGTCAGTACCAGCCTCGGCGCGCTGCTCGGCGGGCCGGCCGGCACGATCGTGTCGACGGTGGGGATGACAGCGGCCTGCTGGGTGGGCTACCAGCTGGGGCGCGGCGCCGGGCGGCCGGTCGCGCGGCGGCTGATCGGCGGCCATGACCTGACCCGGCTCACCGCGACATCGGCGTCCTGGGGCGGCGGGGCCGTCCTGCTGCTGCGGGCGGTGCCCGGCCTGGCCGAGGCGTCGACGATCGCGGCCGGTCTGGGCGGCATGAGCCGGCGGCGGTTCCTGCTGCTGGTGGCGTGTTCCAACGCGGTCATCTCGGCGGTGTACGCGACGACCGGCGCGTACGCCGTGACGACCCGCTCGTTCCTGCTCGCGTTCGCCGGCGCGGTGCTCGTCCCGGCGCTGGCCCTCGGCGCCGCCCGGATGATCCGGAGGCGGGCGTGA